The Coregonus clupeaformis isolate EN_2021a chromosome 26, ASM2061545v1, whole genome shotgun sequence genome window below encodes:
- the LOC121540437 gene encoding probable rRNA-processing protein EBP2: MIVVNNTMDINEDDEQLGETSEEDNSELSDGELQDAFAKGLLKPGLNFTTQEPKKIVNNVEGLKQCLADFRKNTLPWVERLDMVNLPADDIVAKSEGRLDNKASGDLNPDDDFQREMFFYRQAQAAVLEAMPRLQKLKIATKRPEDYFAEMAKSDQQMQKIRKKLIMKQTMMEKSEKAKKLREQRKYGKKVQVEVIQKRQKEKKAMMSAVKKYQKGMTDKLDFLEGDQKTAKGGAPAKGGAGKGAGGQTPDKKAMNKKGPNAKRKYKDQRFGFGGKKSGTKWNTKDSHNDVSGFRAKVAHGKGGKGGKGGKAGPGGKGGRGPAKGGTKRPGKNARKKMKGRS, from the exons ATGATTGTCGTTAACAATACCATGGATATTAACGAAGATGACGAGCAGTTAGGTGAGACGTCTGAGGAGGATAACAGCGAATTATCTGACGGAGAG CTTCAAGATGCATTTGCAAAGGGGTTGTTAAAGCCTGGATTGAACTTTACAACACAAGAACCGAAGAAGATTGTCAACAATGTG GAGGGTTTGAAACAGTGCCTTGCCGACTTCCGTAAGAACACATTACCCTGGGTAGAGAGGCTGGACATGGTCAATCTCCCAGCTGATGACATCGTTGCCAAGTCTGAGGGCAGACTTGACAACAAGGCTAGCGGAGACCTCAACCCGGATGACGACTTCCAGAGAGAGATGTTCTT CTACCGCCAAGCCCAAGCAGCTGTTCTGGAGGCGATGCCCCGGCTACAGAAGCTTAAGATAGCCACCAAGAGACCTGAGGACTACTTTGCAGAGATGGCCAAGTCAGACCAGCAAATGCAGAAG ATCAGGAAGAAACTCATCATGAAGCAGACAATGATGGAGAAGTCCGAAAAGGCTAAGAAACTAAGAGAACAGAGGAAGTACGGCAAGAAG GTGCAAGTGGAGGTTATTCagaagagacagaaggagaaaAAGGCCATGATGTCTGCCGTGAAGAAGTATCAAAAAG GCATGACTGACAAACTGGACTTCCTGGAAGGAGATCAGAAAACAGCTAAAGGAGGAGCTCCAGCTAAAGGAGGAGCAGGGAAAGGAGCAGGAGGCCAAACACCTGATAAAAAGGCCATGAACAAAAAGGG CCCCAATGCTAAGAGGAAGTATAAGGACCAGAGGTTTGGCTTTGGCGGAAAGAAGAGTGGAACCAAGTGGAACACGAAGGACAGTCACAACGATGTGTCAGGGTTCCGCGCTAAGGTGGCTCATgggaaaggaggaaagggagggaaAGGAGGTAAAGCGGGACctggaggaaaaggaggaagggGCCCCGCCAAAGGAGGGACT AAACGACCGGGCAAGAATGCACGCAAGAAGATGAAGGGTCGCTCCTAA